The stretch of DNA TGTTTTCAAATTTTTTATATCATAATATTTAATATTTTCCAAATCTTGAGAAATTTCATCAAAAGCTTTAAAAAATTTCAATCCATCTTTTTTATTTTTCTCAATAAATTTTTTTGACTTTTTACTATAAATTACCTTTAATAATTTGTTCAATAGTAAGTTCGCTCCCCTCATTAGGGTCTAAATCAGGTTCTTCAATCCAACTTAATAGTTCTTTTTCTTCTTCATCAGAAACATATCCACAATTTTTTTTAATGTATTCCACAAGACTAATATCTTCATATTGATTAATATATATATTCATTGCTTTTCTTATAACCTCTGAAAAAGAAATTTTTTCTCTATGAGCTATATTATTCAATTTTTCATATTCCGCTTCTTCTATTGTTATTGATTTTCTAATCACATAAATCA from Sebaldella sp. S0638 encodes:
- a CDS encoding type II toxin-antitoxin system RelE/ParE family toxin, which translates into the protein MNKLLKVIYSKKSKKFIEKNKKDGLKFFKAFDEISQDLENIKYYDIKNLKTKENIFRLRIGKFRALFSKRDDQLIILVINIGSRGEIYKDL
- a CDS encoding ribbon-helix-helix protein, CopG family; the protein is MIRKSITIEEAEYEKLNNIAHREKISFSEVIRKAMNIYINQYEDISLVEYIKKNCGYVSDEEEKELLSWIEEPDLDPNEGSELTIEQIIKGNL